A genome region from Microcella alkaliphila includes the following:
- a CDS encoding ABC transporter permease: MTTLARTRPTGTDTRPPLGLVMLATIAAAAAAIPLVYLVVRAGGTGLESIIQTLSRGRVLEYSMNTLGLALATTFSALVLGAAIAVVLTRIRVPFPRTWLLLSALPLAVPSYLAGYGWLVSIPTLSGFVPSWLLLTAVTVPYVTLPVAAALRSATGDLEGVARSLGRGPIGAFFVATWPQIRPAAIAGSLLVALYSLSEFGLVAMMRYPTLTWGINSAYSASFDRAQAATLALLLVVMALVVVAGERGARRQLPSTVARAVRPRPIGRGMLIALLPVVAVAPVVGVFVPLAGLATRLVQADTLRAIDVPRLLAAVGATLGVAVAAAVVATLLALPIAALASRYRGRLVTAIESVGYLGHALPGIVVGLSLVFFALAVVPALYQSVVVLVFAYAVLFMPKAIGTMRAGLGDVPPRLIAVARTTGVSPLAAWWRVTVPLALPAVGVGALLVAIATMKELPATLLLRPTGINTLATELWNRTVVFEFGAAAPYAALLVLVAAVPAMILSGVRTTAKEEL, encoded by the coding sequence ATGACCACGCTCGCGCGCACGAGGCCGACGGGGACGGACACACGTCCGCCCCTCGGCCTCGTCATGCTCGCGACGATCGCAGCGGCGGCCGCAGCGATCCCGCTCGTCTACCTCGTCGTGCGCGCCGGGGGTACGGGACTCGAGTCGATCATCCAGACGCTGTCGCGGGGCCGCGTTCTCGAGTACTCGATGAACACGCTCGGCCTCGCCCTCGCGACGACGTTTTCGGCACTCGTGCTCGGCGCGGCGATCGCGGTGGTCTTGACGCGCATCCGCGTGCCGTTTCCCCGCACGTGGCTGCTGCTGTCGGCGCTCCCACTGGCCGTGCCCTCGTACCTCGCCGGGTACGGCTGGCTCGTGTCGATTCCGACGCTGAGCGGGTTCGTGCCGAGTTGGCTGCTGCTGACCGCGGTCACGGTCCCCTACGTGACGCTGCCCGTCGCGGCTGCTCTGCGCAGCGCGACCGGCGACCTTGAAGGCGTCGCCCGCAGCCTCGGCCGAGGGCCGATCGGCGCGTTCTTCGTCGCGACCTGGCCGCAGATTCGGCCCGCCGCGATCGCCGGTTCGCTGCTCGTCGCCCTGTACTCGTTGAGCGAGTTCGGCCTCGTCGCGATGATGCGCTACCCGACCCTCACCTGGGGCATCAATTCGGCCTACTCGGCGAGCTTCGACCGTGCCCAGGCCGCCACCCTCGCGCTGCTGCTCGTCGTGATGGCGCTCGTCGTCGTCGCGGGCGAGCGCGGCGCGCGCCGCCAGTTGCCAAGCACCGTCGCGCGCGCGGTGCGCCCGCGCCCCATCGGGCGAGGGATGCTGATCGCGCTTCTCCCGGTCGTGGCCGTCGCGCCCGTGGTCGGCGTATTCGTGCCGCTCGCGGGGTTGGCCACGCGCCTGGTGCAGGCCGACACGCTGCGGGCGATCGACGTGCCGAGGTTGCTCGCAGCCGTCGGCGCGACCCTCGGAGTGGCGGTCGCCGCCGCGGTGGTCGCCACCCTGCTCGCTCTGCCCATCGCGGCGCTCGCCTCTCGCTATCGGGGCCGCCTCGTCACGGCGATCGAGTCGGTCGGCTACCTGGGCCACGCCCTGCCGGGAATCGTCGTCGGATTGTCGCTCGTGTTCTTCGCCCTCGCTGTCGTCCCCGCGCTCTACCAGAGCGTTGTCGTGCTCGTCTTCGCCTACGCCGTGCTGTTCATGCCGAAGGCGATTGGCACGATGCGCGCGGGTCTCGGCGACGTGCCGCCTCGCCTCATCGCGGTCGCCCGCACGACCGGGGTGTCGCCGCTCGCCGCGTGGTGGCGCGTCACCGTGCCGCTCGCCCTGCCCGCGGTGGGCGTCGGCGCCCTGCTCGTTGCCATCGCGACGATGAAAGAATTGCCGGCAACACTGCTGCTGCGGCCGACGGGAATCAACACCCTCGCCACGGAGTTGTGGAATAGGACGGTCGTGTTCGAATTCGGCGCGGCCGCCCCGTACGCCGCGCTGCTGGTGCTCGTCGCCGCGGTTCCGGCCATGATCCTGTCCGGAGTGCGTACAACCGCCAAGGAGGAGCTGTGA
- a CDS encoding extracellular solute-binding protein yields the protein MRARRLLAPAALTAVIALMAGCASGDPSTDPADPTTAPPADAGSFTLYSGRNEALVQPLINQFTAETGIAVEVRYGNTAELGALLLEEGEATPADVFLSQDAGALGALSAADLFAPLPDDIAGAVPQGFTSTDGSWVGVTGRARVVVYDGEQYDEAELPNTIDGYVDGSFDGTIGVAPTNASFQSAVTAHRVLEGDDAAEQWLTQLQAADIEIFDSNGAILTAVNEGAVDTGLINHYYWYRQAAEVGAENMRAQLKYLEAGDPGSIVNVTGAGIMAGSADNAAALAFVEYLISEAGQDYFVEQVFEYPLVPGIAEPEGVPPLESLLNPELDLSDLDDLSTTQEMLARVGLI from the coding sequence ATGCGCGCTCGACGCCTACTCGCCCCCGCAGCCCTCACCGCCGTCATCGCCCTGATGGCCGGATGTGCTTCGGGGGACCCCAGCACCGACCCCGCCGACCCCACCACGGCACCGCCCGCCGACGCCGGGTCGTTCACGCTCTACTCCGGCCGCAACGAGGCCCTCGTGCAGCCGCTGATCAACCAGTTCACCGCAGAGACGGGCATCGCCGTCGAGGTGCGCTACGGCAACACCGCCGAGCTCGGCGCCCTGCTGCTCGAAGAGGGCGAGGCAACTCCGGCCGACGTGTTCCTGTCGCAGGACGCCGGCGCGCTCGGGGCGCTCAGCGCCGCCGATCTGTTCGCGCCGCTCCCCGACGACATTGCCGGGGCGGTGCCGCAGGGCTTCACCTCGACCGACGGTAGCTGGGTCGGCGTGACCGGCCGCGCTCGTGTCGTCGTGTACGACGGCGAGCAGTACGACGAGGCCGAGCTGCCGAACACGATCGACGGCTACGTCGACGGCAGCTTCGACGGCACCATCGGTGTCGCCCCGACGAACGCGAGCTTCCAGTCAGCCGTCACGGCCCACCGCGTGCTCGAGGGAGACGACGCGGCCGAACAGTGGCTGACCCAGCTGCAGGCGGCCGACATTGAGATCTTCGACAGCAACGGCGCGATCCTGACCGCCGTCAACGAGGGTGCCGTCGATACGGGCCTCATCAACCACTACTACTGGTACCGCCAGGCGGCCGAGGTGGGCGCCGAGAACATGCGCGCACAGCTGAAGTACCTCGAGGCGGGCGACCCCGGCTCGATCGTGAACGTCACCGGTGCCGGCATCATGGCCGGGTCGGCCGACAACGCGGCCGCCCTCGCCTTTGTCGAGTACCTCATCTCGGAGGCCGGGCAGGACTACTTCGTCGAGCAGGTCTTCGAGTACCCCCTGGTTCCCGGCATCGCCGAGCCCGAGGGCGTTCCGCCGCTCGAGTCGCTGCTCAACCCCGAGCTCGACCTGAGCGATCTTGACGACCTGTCGACGACGCAGGAGATGCTCGCCCGGGTGGGCCTCATCTAG